One genomic window of Cydia fagiglandana chromosome 20, ilCydFagi1.1, whole genome shotgun sequence includes the following:
- the LOC134674365 gene encoding clavesin-1-like, with amino-acid sequence MSSPVVVKQLPIEEEYAKKTGVTPEDVAQLRAWLGTQPHLPGDLITDLELVLVYHCCHRSAEVSKQVLDLHFTLKALFENLFKDLLVNEKIFASLSAAVVLPLKARAHDGSAITYCSIIDPDARKYVFIDGLRVALMLLELTQAEQGTWPGLQIVFDMRTFSLQHLAKMDLHTVQQFMYYLQEAMLVRVTGIHFMNAPVFMDRVLMLIKPFMKKTLMDVLFVHQTGSGTLEKYIPVEGLPEEAGGDYISVMKASANLQERLRLNKDFFEQRNKRRVVEALRPGRPKTISDIFGGIEGSFKKLDID; translated from the exons ATGTCTTCGCCGGTGGTAGTGAAGCAGCTTCCTATAGAGGAAGAGTACGCTAAGAAGACGGGAGTCACTCCTGAGGATGTAGCGCAGCTGCGGGCTTGGCTGGGCACTCAGCCTCACCTGCCAGGAGATCTCATTACAG ACCTAGAACTGGTGCTCGTATACCACTGCTGCCATCGCAGCGCCGAGGTCTCCAAGCAGGTCTTAGACCTGCACTTCACTCTCAAGGCCCTCTTTGAGAACTTGTTCAAGGACCTGTTGGTAAACGAAAAGATCTTCGCCTCTCTTTCTGCCGC CGTGGTGTTGCCGTTGAAAGCTCGTGCTCACGACGGCTCGGCGATCACCTACTGCAGCATTATTGATCCAGATGCCAGGAAGTACGTCTTCATCGATGGACTTAG AGTGGCGCTGATGTTGTTAGAGCTGACACAAGCGGAGCAGGGCACGTGGCCCGGGCTGCAGATCGTCTTCGACATGAGGACCTTCAGTCTGCAGCACCTGGCCAAGATGGACCTGCATACTGTGCAGCAGTTCATGTATTATCTTCAG GAAGCCATGTTAGTCCGCGTGACCGGGATCCACTTCATGAACGCTCCGGTCTTCATGGACCGAGTCCTGATGCTCATCAAGCCCTTCATGAAGAAGACCCTCATGGACGTGCTGTTCGTACATCAGACTGGTTCCGGGACCCTGGAGAAGTATATCCCGGTAGAGGGGCTGCCTGAGGAAGCGGGCGGGGATTATATATCTGTGATGAAGGCTAGTG CGAACCTACAAGAGCGCCTGAGACTAAACAAAGACTTCTTCGAGCAGAGGAACAAAAGGAGAGTTGTAGAGGCGCTCCGCCCCGGCCGCCCTAAAACCATCAGCGACATCTTCGGGGGCATCGAGGGGTCCTTCAAGAAACTCGACATCGACTAG